One Paenibacillus sp. SYP-B4298 genomic window, GCCAACTGGCGGAAGCGCTCCGGCTCGGCCGCGGCCAGTTGCGGCGCGAATAGCTGCTCCAGCGCGGCATCCAGCGCGCTGGGCCGCTCGCCTGCGGCGCCTGCCGCGCTGCGCGAGCGGGCGCAGGCCTGCGCCGCCGCGCCAGCACGCCGCGCCGCTTCGCCGCGGCCAGCGGCGGCGCCGGCAGGCGCGCTGGCATCTGCGCGCTGCGCGGCGGCGGCGGTCGCGGCCTGCAGCAGCGCGGCCACCTCGTCGGCCGACGGCACGGGCGCGGCAGGCGCGCCTGCCGCGCCAAGCGGCCCGTCCTCGACGAGCAGCCGCTTGTGCGTGCCGGCGAACAGCCGCTGTGCGAGCAGCCGCTGCGCGCTCTTGAAGCTGCGCGGCAGGCTGGCGACGTCCTCGACCGTCGCCGCGATTGCCAGCGAGACCGTGCCGCCGCACGCTGCCTTGCCCTCGCGCTGGATGCTCGCCGCAATCGCCAGACAGCGCTCGCGCAGCTCGCGGCGTCCATTGCAGCGCGGGCCAGCCAGCAGCACCGCATACTGCCCCGGCCTAATCGCTGCCGTCTCCATGAACGTATACGGCGCATCCGCTAGCTCTACCCCGCGGCGAATCCCCTCCTCCAGCCGCGGCTCAGAGTCAGGCACCGCCTCTGTCTCAAGGAGCGCAAGCGGCTGATCCGCCTCCACCAGCAGCAGAGATACAGTCTGACCGGGGAAGGCGAAATATTCCAGAGCCAGCGCTCTGCGCTCGCTGTCCAGGTATGGCTGATGCAGCAGCTCCGACAGCAGTTGCATGCGCAGCAGCCGCTCCTTGCGGTCGGCTACCCGCAGCTCCTCGCGAATCTGTCCCAGCTCGCTGGCAAGCAACTGCTCATTCACCTCATGCTTGAGCAGATAGCTGCGGATGCCCAGCTTGAGCGCGGCCTTGGCATACTCGAACTCCCGGTAGGAGGTCAGCAGCACTATGCGCGTCTGCGGGAGCAGTGCCAACGCCTTCGTGCTGAACTCGATACCGTCCATGCCAGGCATTTTAATATCTGCAAAGATGAGATCAGGCTTGTGCTCTGTCAACTCCTCTAGCGCACGGCGCGCATGGGTATACTCCGCCACCACCTCGCACCCGAGCTGCTCGGCGCTAAGCAGCCTGCGTATATGCTGAATGGCCAATATTTCATCATCCATGATGATGACTCGAATCGTCTCCATTTTCCCCCGCCCCTTCAACATCATTAGACTCCTTGCCTACAGTAACCGCTTACTATAGGACTTAGCGAGATGACGGATTGGAGCCTGAGCCAAAGGCGCCCATCATCCGGTCTGAACCTCAAGCGGCTACTCCGGCTTGCTGATTAGACCACCTGAGCCTCCGCCGAAGCGCATACTTTTGATACACAGCATTGTATACAGGATTAATCGTTTGCACAAGTAGGATACGCTTGGGAGCGACGAGGAAAAGAATGGTAATTTGTGGGGTTAGTTGGATGGAATGGGGAGCTGAGTCGTGTTCCGCTCACTCTTTACCAGGGCGGTACACATAGAAAATGAGCTGGGCTAGAGTTCGCAGGCGCCTTCCGTTGACTGTCCTCCAGTGGTGCGCCAAACCAGGTGTCTCCTCGAACCCCGACAGGATTCGCTGAATTTTCGTTCCAGGTGTCTTCAAACTCCGACGGTAGAAGATATCGCCGAATTTCCGTTCCGGGCAGGGCACGTTCTCACAGGCGTATCGGGGGCACGTCAACAGAACGTAACTCAGCACGTGGCGACAAGGCGGTGAACGATGCCCTTGAGCGGGTTTGAAGACACGCCCTACCCGCCAAGCACTCAAGGCCTTACCCTCGGAAGAACAGGGCAAGGCCTTGAGGACGCCGTTCATAGTTGATGTGGGCTAATCACGCTTGCGAAGGTGAGCTCAGATCGCTCCATTGCGCTCTGAGAGCTGTTCCAGCACAGCGCATGTGCTGCGAATGCCTCCGAAGAAGCTATCGAGCTGGATATTTTCATCAGGGGCATGATTGTTCTGATCATAATTCGCATATGGAACGATGATGGACGGCACCTGGAGCAACTGTGTCCAGATGTAGTCGGGCAGCGTTCCGCCCAGGCTCGGCAAAATGACCGGCTTACGCCCTGTAGAGCGTTCCAGCGCCTCTGCTACAGCCTGCACCGCCGGATGATCCGCCGAGGTTCGTGAGGGCGGCACAGAGCCGCGCCGCTGTAGACGGACATCTGGAGCGTACCGCTGCACATGGCGGGCCAACGTCTCATACACATGATCCGGCTCCTGTCCGGCGACAAGCCGAATATCGATTCGGGCCGTGGCGCGGGCCGGAATAATTGACTTCCCCCCTTCTCCGCCATATCCACTGAATAGGCCGCATACATTCAATGTCGGTTCAAACATCAGCTTATGATGATAGGTGTCGCTGTCCATGTCCAGCTCCGCATATCCGCTCTTGCGGCGGATCGCCTCCAAATCATACGGAATATCGCGGATCGCCGCTATCTCTGCAGCGGTAGGCGGCTGGATGCCATCGTAAAACCCCTCGATCGTTACTCTGTCGCCGCTGCGCAGTGTATGTAACAACTCGATCAGCCGCCAGACAGGGTTGGGGACAATATTGCCTGCATTACCTGAATGATTGTCCCATTGCGCCCCCTCGGCAACAAGCTCCACAAACAATGCGCCACGTACCCCCAGCACAATGGACTGCGCACCGGATTCATGCGAGGAGCCATCGCCTGTGTAGACCAGGTCGGCATGAAGCAGCTCCCGGTGCCGATGTACGAATTCCGCCAGATGCGGGCTGCCCATCTCCTCCTCACCTTCAATCAGCAGCTTGACATTGACCGGGAGCTTCCCGCAAGCGTCCAGATAGGTCCGAATCGCCAGTACGCTCGCTACGAATTGGCCTTTATTATCACCGGCTCCCCTCGCATAGATTCTGCCATCACGAATGACCGGCTCGAACGGATCACTATGCCAATGCTCTAGCGGCTCGGGCGGCTGCACATCGTAATGACCATAGATTAAAATCGTCGTCTGATTGTCCGGGTGCACCCATTCGCCATAGATGATCGGATGACCAGCCGTCTCATATAGCCGATTGTGGATGCCGCAGTCGGACAAAAGCTCCTGTACGAGCTGGGCGCATTCCCTCATGCCGATATTTTGTGTGCTGATGCTCGGTTGGCGCAGCAGCCGGAACAGCCTGTCAAGATACAGTTGCCTGCGCGCTCTAATCAATTCCTCTAGCTTATGAAGCATGCCGCTCTCCTCCTTGCAGACTTATCTGCCATGAGTCCGTTAGATCATCCATGGAT contains:
- a CDS encoding M20/M25/M40 family metallo-hydrolase is translated as MLHKLEELIRARRQLYLDRLFRLLRQPSISTQNIGMRECAQLVQELLSDCGIHNRLYETAGHPIIYGEWVHPDNQTTILIYGHYDVQPPEPLEHWHSDPFEPVIRDGRIYARGAGDNKGQFVASVLAIRTYLDACGKLPVNVKLLIEGEEEMGSPHLAEFVHRHRELLHADLVYTGDGSSHESGAQSIVLGVRGALFVELVAEGAQWDNHSGNAGNIVPNPVWRLIELLHTLRSGDRVTIEGFYDGIQPPTAAEIAAIRDIPYDLEAIRRKSGYAELDMDSDTYHHKLMFEPTLNVCGLFSGYGGEGGKSIIPARATARIDIRLVAGQEPDHVYETLARHVQRYAPDVRLQRRGSVPPSRTSADHPAVQAVAEALERSTGRKPVILPSLGGTLPDYIWTQLLQVPSIIVPYANYDQNNHAPDENIQLDSFFGGIRSTCAVLEQLSERNGAI
- a CDS encoding response regulator, with amino-acid sequence METIRVIIMDDEILAIQHIRRLLSAEQLGCEVVAEYTHARRALEELTEHKPDLIFADIKMPGMDGIEFSTKALALLPQTRIVLLTSYREFEYAKAALKLGIRSYLLKHEVNEQLLASELGQIREELRVADRKERLLRMQLLSELLHQPYLDSERRALALEYFAFPGQTVSLLLVEADQPLALLETEAVPDSEPRLEEGIRRGVELADAPYTFMETAAIRPGQYAVLLAGPRCNGRRELRERCLAIAASIQREGKAACGGTVSLAIAATVEDVASLPRSFKSAQRLLAQRLFAGTHKRLLVEDGPLGAAGAPAAPVPSADEVAALLQAATAAAAQRADASAPAGAAAGRGEAARRAGAAAQACARSRSAAGAAGERPSALDAALEQLFAPQLAAAEPERFRQLAATLLRVLEAQRARQQLEPLPELLASGALVPQRDWMTAAQIVGWFKELCREMAEQAAGQGGYSKKVRQAMDWMREHYREDWTADSLALQLGLSGDRLRHLFKEETGRTLLDYMTELRISRAKRLLEEGTYKMYEIAELTGYKSSQYFSQVFRKATGMSPYDYAERGGRR